A single genomic interval of Gouania willdenowi chromosome 10, fGouWil2.1, whole genome shotgun sequence harbors:
- the rnaseh2c gene encoding ribonuclease H2 subunit C, translating to MSSNATVTRLCASSVDHTQRAPVHLMPCEIQSNGSAQVSQFFTATTKDHKSEKTVSFRGRGLKGQELSCPQGYTGLVLKEVHKPSSDQEDRTVRVSSVFDKLTYWNLETPPNSDDTVVMAMDWPELAEGIHGAVDDTN from the exons ATGTCCAGTAACGCCACCGTCACACGTCTCTGTGCGTCATCAGTTGATCACACGCAGCGAGCCCCGGTTCACCTCATGCCCTGTGAAATCCAGAGCAATGGATCTGCACAGGTCTCACAGTTCTTCACAGCGACCACAAAAGACCATAAATCAG AGAAGACGGTGTCGTTCAGAGGACGTGGTTTGAAAGGGCAGGAGCTCAGCTGTCCTCAGGGTTATACTGGACTGGTTCTCAAAGAGGTTCATAAACCCAGCTCAGATCAGGAG GACAGAACAGTGAGGGTTTCCTCTGTGTTTGATAAGCTGACCTACTGGAACCTGGAAACACCCCCAAATTCTGACGATACCGTGGTGATGGCCATGGACTGGCCAGAGCTGGCTGAGGGG ATTCACGGAGCAGTTGACGACACCAACTGA
- the LOC114470523 gene encoding seipin-like → MDLDRPLTSEIDEQPSVLSGKVLVKFQDVVTMAMMWLRRRASQGFVVFSFLFLLLWLATFLYGSFYYSYMPKATFSTPVHYYYRTDCESPTSFLCSYPVANVSLMKNRNSVLTFGQAYQITLQLEMPDSPTNQELGMFMIKTTCFSQDGGQVASSSRSTRQMQSASSSRFGMLRYQSELLRALGTMLFLPAFLSSVAEEKQMVEVELFSEYTDDPYSPSTTAVVEILSKKIQIYSAQLQIHAHFTGLRYLLFYFPVTSTLVGVSSNFIFLSILFLLSYTRLLLGVDQNPQPPRAGVQEIATNPQESEGAADAFSEE, encoded by the exons ATGGATCTTGACCGTCCGCTAACTTCAGAAATTGATGAGCAGCCTTCAGTCCTCAGTGGCAAAGTGTTAGTGAAGTTCCAAGATGTTGTTACCATGGCAATGATGTGGCTCCGTCGCAGAGCATCCCAGGGCTTCGTCGTGTTCTCTTTCCTCTTCCTGCTCCTTTGGCTGGCAACCTTTTTATATGGGAGTTTTTATTACTCTTATATGCCCAAAGCCACATTTTCTACACCTGTGCATTATTATTACAG GACTGACTGTGAATCTCCAACCTCTTTTTTGTGCTCGTATCCTGTGGCCAACGTCTCCCTGATGAAAAACAGAAACTCC GTCCTGACTTTTGGGCAGGCCTACCAAATCACTCTGCAGCTAGAGATGCCTGATTCACCAACCAATCAAGAGTTGGGGATGTTCATGATCAAGACTACCTGTTTCTCTCAGGATGGAGGTCAAGTGGCCTCCTCTTCTCGCTCT ACAAGACAGATGCAGTCCGCTTCCAGCTCTCGCTTT GGCATGCTGCGATACCAGTCAGAGCTGCTGAGGGCCTTAGGAACCATGCTGTTCCTCCCAGCGTTTCTGAGCAGTGTGGCTGAGGAAAAACAAATGGTGGAGGTGGAGCTTTTCTCAGAATACACAGATGACCCG TATTCTCCTTCAACCACGGCTGTTGTCGAGATCCTGTCCAAAAAGATACAGATTTACTCAGCTCAGCTACAAATCCACGCTCATTTCACTGGGTTAAG ATACTTGCTGTTCTACTTTCCTGTTACTTCCACCTTGGTGGGGGTCTCCAGTAACTTCATCTTCCTCAGCATCCTGTTCCTGCTGAGTTACACTCGGCTGCTGCTGGGAGTGGACCAGAACCCACAGCCG CCCAGGGCAGGCGTACAGGAGATCGCAACTAACCCGCAGGAAAGTGAAGGAGCTGCTGACGCCTTTTCAGAGGAATAA